In one Nicotiana sylvestris chromosome 8, ASM39365v2, whole genome shotgun sequence genomic region, the following are encoded:
- the LOC138875774 gene encoding uncharacterized protein yields MAPFEALYSMRCRSPIGWFRIGEAELIGPDLVHKAIEKVKIIKEQLKTAQSRQNSNSDVRRRDIEFKEDDWVFLKVFSLKDIMQFGKKGKLSPRYVGPYRIIQRIGHMAYKLEELSYEEIPVAILDQVGKLRNKEFFFIKVLWRNQQVEESTWEVVEEMNVTPHVFVHGSMP; encoded by the coding sequence atggcaccatttgaggcattgtatagtatgagatgtagatctcccattgggtggttcagAATTGGGGAAGCTGAGTTGATAGGACCAGACCTCGTGCATAAGGCCATTGAGAAGGTTAAGATCATTAAGGAGCAGTTGAAGACTGCCCAGAGCCGTCAAAACTCCAATTCGGATGTTCGTCGGAGAGACatagagttcaaagaagatgattgggtattcttgaaggtttTCTCCCTGAAGGATATTATgcagtttggaaagaaagggaaattgagtccaagGTATGTCGGGCCATATAGAATCATTCAAAGGATCGGTCACATGGCATACAAACTTGAAGAATtgtcatatgaagaaattccagttgccattcttgatcaagtcgggaaattgagaaataaagaattttttttcataaAGGTGCTATGGCGGAACCAACAGGTTGAAGAATCTACGTGGGAAGTCGTGGAAGAAAtgaatgttacaccccatgttttcgtacatggaagtatgccataa